One genomic region from Rhinoraja longicauda isolate Sanriku21f chromosome 8, sRhiLon1.1, whole genome shotgun sequence encodes:
- the LOC144596348 gene encoding gamma-crystallin S-1-like isoform X1, whose amino-acid sequence MGKIIFYEDRNFQGRHYECSTDCADMSPYFSRCNSIRVDSDWWVAYERPNYMGYQYVLSRGEYPDYQHWMGFNDNIRSCRTYPHYRGSNYRMKIYERPDFGGQMMEFMDDCPSVYDRFRNRDIHSCQVMDGYWIFYEQPSYRGRQYFMRPGDYRKYNDWGGYNSTIGSFRRMRDF is encoded by the exons ATGGGAAAG atcatCTTCTACGAGGACAGGAACTTCCAGGGCCGGCACTATGAGTGCAGCACTGACTGTGCTGACATGTCTCCTTACTTCAGCCGCTGTAACTCCATCCGTGTGGACAGTGACTGGTGGGTGGCGTACGAGAGACCCAACTACATGGGGTACCAGTATGTCCTGAGCAGGGGGGAGTATCCTGACTACCAGCACTGGATGGGATTCAACGACAACATCAGGTCCTGTCGCACCTACCCCCAC TACCGAGGGAGCAACTACAGGATGAAGATTTACGAGAGGCCTGACTTTGGAGGACAGATGATGGAATTCATGGACGACTGTCCCTCCGTCTACGATCGTTTCCGTAACCGTGACATCCACTCCTGCCAAGTGATGGATGGTTACTGGATCTTCTATGAACAGCCCAGCTACAGAGGCCGACAGTACTTCATGAGACCCGGGGATTACAGGAAATACAATGACTGGGGAGGCTACAACTCCACCATCGGGTCCTTCAGGCGCATGAGGGACTTCTAG
- the LOC144596348 gene encoding gamma-crystallin S-1-like isoform X2, with the protein MGKIIFYEDRNFQGRHYECSTDCADMSPYFSRCNSIRVDSDWWVAYERPNYMGYQYVLSRGEYPDYQHWMGFNDNIRSCRTYPHVRSNYRMKIYERPDFGGQMMEFMDDCPSVYDRFRNRDIHSCQVMDGYWIFYEQPSYRGRQYFMRPGDYRKYNDWGGYNSTIGSFRRMRDF; encoded by the exons ATGGGAAAG atcatCTTCTACGAGGACAGGAACTTCCAGGGCCGGCACTATGAGTGCAGCACTGACTGTGCTGACATGTCTCCTTACTTCAGCCGCTGTAACTCCATCCGTGTGGACAGTGACTGGTGGGTGGCGTACGAGAGACCCAACTACATGGGGTACCAGTATGTCCTGAGCAGGGGGGAGTATCCTGACTACCAGCACTGGATGGGATTCAACGACAACATCAGGTCCTGTCGCACCTACCCCCACGTGA GGAGCAACTACAGGATGAAGATTTACGAGAGGCCTGACTTTGGAGGACAGATGATGGAATTCATGGACGACTGTCCCTCCGTCTACGATCGTTTCCGTAACCGTGACATCCACTCCTGCCAAGTGATGGATGGTTACTGGATCTTCTATGAACAGCCCAGCTACAGAGGCCGACAGTACTTCATGAGACCCGGGGATTACAGGAAATACAATGACTGGGGAGGCTACAACTCCACCATCGGGTCCTTCAGGCGCATGAGGGACTTCTAG